In Pseudoduganella albidiflava, a single window of DNA contains:
- a CDS encoding DnaJ domain-containing protein — protein sequence MDNLYNVLGIAPNATEDEIKKIYRSLAMRFHPDRNPEPGADARFKAIVKAYEVLSDPAKREEYNQSLNHRIIIDPEEEAYQLWRSVFSLHGVSLPVA from the coding sequence ATGGATAATTTGTACAACGTGCTCGGCATCGCTCCGAACGCGACGGAAGACGAGATCAAGAAGATCTACCGCTCGCTGGCGATGCGCTTCCACCCGGACCGCAATCCCGAGCCGGGTGCCGACGCCCGTTTCAAGGCCATCGTCAAGGCATACGAGGTATTGTCCGACCCGGCCAAGCGGGAAGAATACAACCAGAGCCTGAACCACCGGATCATCATCGACCCGGAAGAGGAAGCCTACCAGCTATGGCGCTCCGTCTTCAGCCTGCATGGCGTGAGCCTGCCAGTGGCCTGA
- a CDS encoding glutamine--tRNA ligase/YqeY domain fusion protein — MSNDKKTAAAAPAPNFLRNIVEHDLATGAHQREGLPSVITRFPPEPNGYLHIGHAKSICLNFGLARDYQGRCHLRFDDTNPAKEEQEYVDSIMDSVKWLGFSWENQDPAGGDAYLHYASDYFDRLYEMAEYLITAGYAYVDSQSAEEMAANRGNFNTPGVNSRFRNRPAEESLQLFRDMKAGKYADGEHILRAKISEDAMASPNMNLRDPAIYRIRHAHHHRTGDKWCIYPMYDYTHPISDALENITHSVCTLEFQDHRPFYDWLLETLAEGGFFKKPLPKQYEFSRLNLTYIVTSKRKLRQMVEEGIVDGWDDPRLSTLVGMRRRGFTPEGIQLMAERTGVTKSDGWIDFGVLEGAVREDLDPKAPRAIAVLKPLKLIVDNFPAGDSVECSSPVHPHHPELGNRTFPFTRELWIEEEDFMEVPSKGYFRFYPPIGDQPGARVRLKYGFVAECTGYDKDENGKVTAVHVNYFPDSKSGTDGANNYKVKGNIHWVSASAALEAEVRLYDRLFTDPQPDAGGKDFKEFLNPKAKEVVTAYLEPGLKDAQAEQRFQFERHGYFVADRVDSRPGKPVFNRIVTLKDSWGSTK, encoded by the coding sequence ATGAGCAACGACAAAAAGACAGCCGCAGCGGCCCCAGCACCGAATTTCCTTCGCAACATCGTCGAGCATGACCTGGCCACCGGCGCGCACCAGCGCGAGGGACTGCCTTCCGTCATCACCCGGTTCCCGCCCGAGCCGAACGGTTACCTGCACATCGGCCATGCCAAGTCGATCTGCCTGAACTTCGGCCTGGCACGCGATTACCAGGGGCGCTGCCACCTGCGCTTCGACGACACCAATCCCGCCAAGGAAGAGCAGGAATACGTCGACTCGATCATGGACAGCGTGAAATGGCTGGGCTTCAGCTGGGAAAACCAGGATCCGGCCGGCGGCGACGCCTACCTGCACTATGCCAGCGATTATTTCGACCGGTTGTACGAGATGGCGGAATACCTGATCACGGCCGGCTACGCCTACGTGGACAGCCAGAGCGCCGAGGAAATGGCGGCCAACCGGGGTAATTTCAATACGCCGGGCGTGAATTCGCGGTTCCGCAACCGCCCCGCCGAGGAATCGCTGCAACTGTTCCGCGACATGAAGGCGGGCAAGTACGCCGACGGCGAACACATCCTGCGCGCCAAGATCAGCGAAGACGCGATGGCATCGCCGAACATGAACCTGCGCGATCCGGCCATCTACCGGATCCGCCACGCGCACCACCACCGTACCGGCGACAAGTGGTGCATCTACCCGATGTACGACTACACGCACCCGATTTCGGATGCGCTGGAAAACATCACGCACTCGGTGTGCACGCTGGAATTCCAGGATCACCGCCCGTTCTACGACTGGCTGCTGGAAACCCTGGCCGAAGGCGGCTTCTTCAAGAAGCCCCTGCCGAAGCAATATGAATTCTCGCGGCTGAACCTGACATACATCGTCACGTCCAAGCGCAAGCTGCGCCAGATGGTCGAGGAAGGCATCGTCGACGGCTGGGACGATCCGCGCCTGTCCACCCTGGTGGGCATGCGCCGCCGCGGCTTCACGCCGGAAGGCATCCAGCTGATGGCCGAGCGCACCGGCGTGACGAAATCGGATGGCTGGATCGACTTCGGCGTGCTGGAAGGCGCCGTGCGCGAAGACCTGGATCCGAAGGCGCCGCGCGCCATCGCCGTGCTCAAGCCGCTGAAACTGATCGTCGACAATTTCCCCGCCGGCGACAGCGTGGAATGCAGCTCGCCCGTGCACCCGCACCACCCCGAGCTGGGCAACCGCACGTTCCCGTTCACCCGCGAACTGTGGATCGAGGAAGAAGACTTCATGGAAGTGCCGTCGAAGGGCTATTTCCGCTTCTATCCGCCGATCGGCGACCAGCCGGGCGCGCGCGTGCGCCTGAAGTATGGCTTCGTGGCCGAATGCACCGGTTACGACAAGGACGAGAACGGCAAGGTGACCGCGGTGCACGTCAACTACTTCCCCGACAGTAAATCGGGTACGGACGGCGCCAACAACTACAAGGTCAAGGGCAATATCCACTGGGTCAGCGCCAGCGCCGCGCTGGAAGCGGAAGTGCGGCTGTACGACCGCCTGTTCACGGATCCGCAGCCCGATGCCGGCGGCAAGGACTTCAAGGAATTCCTCAACCCGAAAGCCAAGGAAGTCGTCACCGCCTACCTGGAGCCGGGCCTGAAGGATGCGCAAGCCGAACAGCGCTTCCAGTTCGAACGGCACGGCTACTTCGTGGCCGACCGGGTCGATTCCCGGCCAGGCAAACCCGTGTTCAACCGGATCGTGACGCTGAAAGACAGCTGGGGCAGCACGAAGTAA
- a CDS encoding CHASE domain-containing protein yields MNQPLSGKLHEAKPSWWSGVLLSMLVGAGFYAWMANSLESEALDRFRNQARSIQYNIAGGIKACTDVLRGTASHFQASEGMSPQSFHRYVRGLDIPHNFPSIASINFAQYVPHERRAAFEQQMHSATVRELGYPEFRISPPGQRASYTVITLLEPMYSAKAKFGYDLASRPGAAQALDIARDTGTISSSGLPVQLPEAPTQFGMPLRLPVYRADMPVDTVPQRRAAYLGSVGIGFSVPRLVEAAMVDTPVREIRVRLYNTAPGTPPNSKAPPGHLLFDSVEPSAAQAPPDSHVQLSLPLNFNGRVWQAYFDAPRSSLFSTFDAYLPWLAALVGFVSTLLMYALFHAQVSSRRRALQMARDMTRELRDSQAKLQLSHQRLRRLAAHAEQIKEEERKRIAREIHDDLGQNLLALRIEADILASRTSVRHPRLHARATATLKQIDDTIRSVRNIINDLRPNVLDLGLSAAVEWQTTQFRKRSGIECDVVDPEGTPDVDDRCAVALFRVLQESLSNIQQHARATHVRVELRQLGGTLRMTIADNGIGLHDGSRNKNGSFGLVGIEERMSLLGGDCSIVSRPHGGTTVTVTVPMAWRATQPAGAFAN; encoded by the coding sequence ATGAATCAACCTCTGTCAGGAAAACTGCACGAAGCCAAACCTTCCTGGTGGAGCGGCGTATTGCTGTCGATGCTGGTGGGCGCGGGTTTCTATGCATGGATGGCCAATTCGCTGGAAAGCGAGGCGCTGGACCGCTTCCGCAACCAGGCCCGCAGCATCCAGTACAACATTGCCGGCGGCATCAAGGCGTGTACCGACGTGCTGCGCGGTACCGCCAGCCATTTCCAGGCCAGCGAAGGCATGTCGCCGCAAAGTTTCCACCGCTACGTGCGCGGCCTGGACATTCCCCACAACTTCCCATCCATCGCCAGCATCAACTTTGCCCAGTACGTGCCGCATGAACGCCGCGCCGCGTTCGAACAGCAGATGCACAGCGCGACGGTGCGTGAACTGGGCTATCCGGAATTCCGCATCTCGCCACCCGGCCAGCGCGCTTCCTACACCGTCATCACGCTGCTTGAACCGATGTACAGCGCCAAGGCCAAGTTCGGCTACGACCTGGCATCGCGCCCCGGCGCCGCCCAGGCCCTGGACATCGCGCGTGACACGGGCACGATTTCGAGCTCCGGCTTGCCGGTGCAATTGCCGGAAGCGCCCACCCAGTTCGGCATGCCGCTGCGGCTGCCCGTCTACCGCGCCGACATGCCGGTCGATACGGTGCCGCAGCGGCGCGCCGCCTACCTGGGGTCGGTCGGCATCGGCTTTTCGGTGCCGCGCCTGGTGGAGGCGGCGATGGTCGATACGCCGGTGCGTGAAATCCGCGTGCGGCTGTACAACACCGCCCCCGGCACGCCGCCGAACAGCAAGGCGCCCCCCGGCCACCTGCTGTTCGACAGCGTCGAACCGTCCGCCGCGCAGGCGCCGCCGGACAGCCATGTGCAACTGAGCCTGCCGCTGAACTTCAACGGCCGGGTGTGGCAAGCGTACTTCGATGCGCCCCGCTCCTCGCTGTTCTCGACGTTCGACGCCTACCTGCCATGGCTTGCCGCCCTGGTCGGCTTCGTCAGCACGCTGTTGATGTATGCGCTGTTCCATGCCCAGGTCTCGTCGCGGCGCCGGGCGCTGCAGATGGCGCGCGACATGACGCGCGAATTGCGCGACAGCCAGGCCAAGCTGCAACTGTCGCACCAGCGGCTGCGCCGGCTGGCTGCCCATGCCGAGCAGATCAAGGAAGAAGAGCGCAAGCGTATCGCCCGCGAGATCCATGACGACCTGGGGCAGAACCTGCTGGCGCTGCGCATCGAGGCCGATATCCTGGCCAGCCGCACGTCGGTGCGCCATCCGCGCCTGCATGCGCGCGCCACCGCCACGCTGAAGCAGATCGACGACACGATCCGCAGCGTGCGCAACATCATCAACGACCTGCGGCCGAACGTGCTGGACCTCGGCCTGTCCGCCGCCGTCGAATGGCAGACCACGCAGTTCCGCAAGCGCTCCGGCATCGAATGCGACGTGGTGGACCCGGAGGGCACCCCCGACGTGGATGACCGCTGTGCCGTGGCGCTGTTCCGCGTACTCCAGGAATCGCTCAGCAATATCCAGCAGCATGCCCGCGCCACGCATGTGCGCGTCGAATTGCGCCAGCTCGGCGGTACCCTGCGCATGACCATCGCCGATAACGGCATCGGCTTGCACGACGGCAGCCGCAACAAGAATGGCTCATTCGGCCTGGTCGGCATCGAGGAACGCATGAGCCTGCTGGGCGGCGATTGCTCGATCGTCAGCCGGCCGCACGGCGGCACCACCGTCACGGTGACCGTGCCGATGGCCTGGCGTGCCACGCAGCCGGCCGGGGCGTTCGCCAACTGA
- a CDS encoding glycine-rich domain-containing protein codes for MISFEQFKPFAELDLEPIKVKLMHEESGEGWSLEKVNAVEFEYRRFLFLMKAFPNEQTAPLMDVDTFWHYHILDTMKYAVDCEKVFGYFLHHFPYIGLRGEDDVEAHRRVGDRMKELYEETFGEPYLRNAAPAYSGRIGTDTAYSGRIGTDTAYSGRIGTETTDSQRISTEAAYSGRISNDTAYSGRIGTDTAYSGRISAQTAYSGRIGTDTAYSGRVAYSGRISEPTVAAKTAYSGRISDANVNPQTAYSGRVGTDTAYSGRVSATTAYSGRIEAAPAQNAKAVAFYTERPRLA; via the coding sequence ATGATTTCTTTCGAGCAATTCAAACCGTTCGCCGAACTCGACCTGGAGCCCATCAAGGTCAAGCTGATGCATGAAGAATCCGGAGAGGGCTGGTCGCTGGAGAAGGTCAATGCGGTCGAGTTCGAATATCGCCGCTTCCTGTTCCTGATGAAGGCGTTCCCGAATGAACAGACGGCACCGCTGATGGACGTGGACACGTTCTGGCACTACCACATTCTCGATACCATGAAATACGCCGTGGATTGCGAGAAGGTGTTCGGCTACTTCCTGCACCACTTCCCGTACATCGGCCTGCGCGGCGAGGATGACGTGGAAGCGCACCGCCGCGTGGGCGACCGGATGAAGGAACTGTACGAGGAAACCTTCGGCGAGCCGTACCTGCGCAACGCCGCCCCGGCCTACTCCGGCCGCATCGGCACGGACACCGCCTACTCCGGCCGCATCGGCACGGACACCGCTTACTCCGGCCGCATCGGGACGGAAACCACCGATTCGCAGCGCATCAGCACCGAGGCCGCCTATTCCGGCCGCATCAGCAACGACACCGCGTATTCCGGCCGGATCGGTACGGACACCGCCTATTCGGGCCGCATCAGTGCGCAAACCGCGTACTCGGGCCGGATCGGCACCGATACCGCGTATTCCGGCCGGGTTGCCTATTCGGGCCGCATCAGCGAACCGACCGTTGCCGCGAAGACCGCCTACTCGGGCCGCATCAGCGATGCGAACGTGAATCCGCAAACCGCATATTCCGGCCGCGTGGGTACCGACACGGCCTACTCGGGCCGCGTCAGCGCCACCACGGCCTACTCGGGCCGGATCGAGGCAGCGCCGGCGCAGAACGCCAAGGCGGTAGCGTTCTACACGGAGCGCCCGCGCCTGGCCTGA